The following proteins are encoded in a genomic region of Haloarcula marina:
- the argH gene encoding argininosuccinate lyase, with translation MREESEADRDGDADADETVVRRDRFAGGPARSFLSSLADDERIFAADLAVDRAHVVMLAEQGIVEDDIAGEILSALDSVEAAGHADLPDGEDVHEAIESAVIDRVGQSGGKMHTARSRNDEVAACIRYRLREDVLELVETVVGAREQLLAVAREERETVMPGYTHLQPAQPTTVAHWVLSYEQALQRDTARLLDAYERVNQNPLGAAAFAGTPFDVDRERTAELLGFGGVAENSMDASATRDFLVEVTSAVATLATTLSGLAEDVVVMASKGHVELDDDYASTSSIMPQKKNPDTLELVRGRTGDATAGLNGLLTNLKGQPRAYNRDLQRAGRHAWDAVDSVTESVEVAAGAVATADWPAETLEAAASEGFATATGVADLLAMAGVPFRTAHEVVAEAAAGLDADDDAPDYEAISAVAEDVLGAPLSEFVEREAVERALDPAESVAMRDSRGGPAPSAVAEQLSTAEDVLAAHRAALESTADAVESAHGRRRAEVDRYV, from the coding sequence ATGCGCGAGGAGAGCGAGGCCGACCGCGACGGTGACGCAGACGCCGACGAGACGGTGGTCCGCCGCGACCGCTTCGCGGGCGGCCCCGCGCGGTCGTTCCTCTCCTCGCTGGCCGACGACGAGCGCATCTTCGCCGCCGACCTGGCGGTCGACCGCGCGCACGTCGTGATGCTCGCCGAACAGGGCATCGTCGAGGACGACATCGCGGGCGAGATTCTGTCGGCGCTCGATTCGGTCGAGGCGGCCGGACACGCCGACCTGCCCGACGGCGAGGACGTCCACGAGGCCATCGAGAGCGCGGTCATCGACCGCGTCGGGCAGTCAGGCGGGAAGATGCACACCGCCCGCTCGCGCAACGACGAGGTGGCGGCCTGTATCCGCTACCGCCTGCGCGAGGACGTCCTCGAACTCGTCGAGACGGTGGTCGGCGCGCGCGAGCAACTGCTCGCCGTCGCCCGTGAGGAGCGCGAGACGGTGATGCCCGGCTACACGCACCTCCAGCCCGCACAGCCGACCACCGTGGCTCACTGGGTGCTGTCCTACGAGCAGGCGCTCCAGCGCGACACCGCTCGCCTGTTGGACGCCTACGAGCGCGTCAACCAGAACCCGCTGGGGGCGGCCGCGTTCGCGGGGACGCCGTTCGACGTGGACCGCGAGCGCACGGCCGAACTGCTCGGGTTCGGCGGCGTCGCCGAGAACTCGATGGACGCGTCGGCGACCCGGGACTTCCTCGTGGAGGTCACGAGCGCCGTCGCGACGCTGGCGACGACGCTCTCCGGTCTCGCAGAGGACGTGGTCGTGATGGCCAGTAAGGGTCACGTCGAACTCGACGACGACTACGCGTCGACGTCCTCGATAATGCCCCAGAAGAAGAACCCCGACACGCTGGAACTGGTGCGCGGTCGCACTGGGGACGCGACAGCGGGGCTGAACGGACTGTTGACGAACCTGAAGGGGCAACCCCGCGCGTACAACCGCGACCTGCAACGGGCGGGCCGCCACGCGTGGGACGCCGTCGACAGCGTCACCGAGAGCGTCGAAGTCGCCGCCGGGGCAGTGGCGACGGCCGACTGGCCCGCCGAGACGCTGGAAGCCGCCGCGAGCGAGGGCTTCGCCACGGCGACGGGCGTGGCAGACTTGCTGGCGATGGCGGGTGTGCCGTTCCGCACGGCGCACGAAGTGGTCGCGGAGGCCGCGGCCGGACTCGACGCCGACGACGACGCCCCGGACTACGAGGCTATCTCGGCCGTCGCGGAGGATGTCTTGGGCGCGCCACTGTCGGAGTTCGTCGAGCGCGAGGCCGTCGAGCGCGCGCTGGACCCCGCCGAGAGCGTCGCCATGCGCGACTCCCGCGGCGGCCCCGCGCCGAGCGCCGTCGCCGAGCAGTTGTCGACGGCCGAAGATGTTCTCGCGGCCCACCGCGCCGCGCTCGAATCGACCGCGGACGCCGTCGAGAGCGCGCACGGACGCCGTAGAGCGGAGGTCGACCGATATGTGTGA
- the lysW gene encoding lysine biosynthesis protein LysW, with product MADCIECGAEVSLHDDLEVGEIVDCATCGAELEVVATDPVELDSAPELEEDWGE from the coding sequence ATGGCAGACTGCATCGAGTGCGGGGCCGAAGTGTCCCTGCACGACGACCTGGAAGTCGGAGAGATTGTCGACTGTGCGACCTGCGGCGCTGAACTGGAAGTCGTCGCCACGGACCCCGTCGAGCTCGACAGCGCCCCCGAGCTCGAAGAGGACTGGGGTGAGTGA
- the lysX gene encoding lysine biosynthesis protein LysX produces the protein MKVGLLYSRIRRDEKLLLSELRDRDHEIEKIDVRKQQFNISEAPEAFEDVDIVVDRCLATSRSVYATKFAKAYDVPVVNGPEVAETCADKVKNSLALVEAGVPTPDTDVAFTKDAALESIEDFGYPCVLKPVVGSWGRLMAKIDSRSAAEAILEHKETLGHYEHKIFYVQEFVDKPGRDIRVLAVDGEPIAAMVRSSDHWLTNAAKGAETNTFELDDRALELVEKASAAVGGGLLGIDLMEVGVDENGDPTDYTVHEVNHTVEFKALNEVSDVDVPAEVVDWLESKAASEADAEVTA, from the coding sequence ATGAAAGTCGGACTCCTCTACTCGCGCATCCGCCGGGACGAGAAGCTCTTGCTCTCGGAACTGCGCGACCGTGACCACGAAATCGAGAAGATAGACGTCCGCAAACAGCAGTTCAACATCAGCGAGGCCCCCGAGGCGTTCGAGGACGTGGACATCGTCGTCGACCGCTGTCTGGCGACCTCTCGCAGCGTCTACGCGACGAAGTTCGCGAAGGCCTACGACGTGCCCGTCGTCAACGGCCCCGAGGTGGCAGAGACCTGTGCGGACAAGGTGAAAAACAGTCTCGCGCTGGTCGAGGCGGGCGTCCCGACGCCCGACACCGACGTGGCGTTCACGAAGGACGCCGCCCTCGAATCCATCGAGGACTTCGGCTACCCTTGCGTGTTGAAGCCCGTCGTCGGGTCGTGGGGTCGTCTGATGGCGAAGATCGACTCCCGCTCGGCCGCCGAGGCCATCCTCGAACACAAGGAGACGCTGGGCCACTACGAGCACAAAATCTTCTACGTTCAGGAGTTCGTCGACAAGCCCGGCCGCGACATCCGCGTGCTGGCCGTCGACGGCGAACCCATCGCGGCGATGGTCCGCTCGTCGGACCACTGGCTCACCAACGCGGCGAAGGGTGCCGAGACGAACACCTTCGAACTGGACGACCGCGCGCTCGAACTGGTCGAGAAGGCCTCGGCCGCCGTCGGCGGCGGTCTGCTGGGTATCGACCTCATGGAAGTCGGCGTCGACGAGAACGGCGACCCGACCGATTACACGGTCCACGAGGTCAACCACACCGTCGAGTTCAAGGCGCTGAACGAGGTCAGCGACGTCGACGTGCCCGCGGAAGTCGTCGACTGGCTGGAATCGAAGGCCGCAAGCGAGGCGGACGCGGAGGTAACCGCATGA
- the argC gene encoding N-acetyl-gamma-glutamyl-phosphate reductase yields MTYTASVVGGSGFTGGELLRLLDGHPEFELAQATSRSKENKTVGHQHPNLRHSDLRFSSPEELESVDVLFAATPHGVSMEQIDEFQDAADTIVDLSADFRLDTEAQYDEWYDGHIRPELLADSEYALPELNRENLAGADLIASGGCNATATILGLLPLFEHGVLSGDEQIVVDVKVGSSEGGAGGGEASSHPERSGVVRPYAPTGHRHEAEIQQFLGVDVSFTVHAVDMVRGASATCHVFPNGPVSKGDLWGAYRGQYEDEPFVELVAGGGGVYRYPEPKAVAGTNKAEVGFELDPANKRLVVFSAIDNMMKGSAGQAVHAANVALGIEETAGLEFQGLHPVGAP; encoded by the coding sequence ATGACCTACACCGCGAGCGTCGTCGGTGGCTCCGGCTTCACGGGCGGCGAACTCCTTCGCCTGCTCGACGGCCACCCCGAGTTCGAACTCGCACAGGCCACGAGTCGGTCCAAGGAGAACAAGACCGTCGGCCACCAGCACCCGAACCTCCGCCACTCCGACCTGCGCTTTTCCTCGCCCGAGGAGTTGGAGTCGGTGGACGTGCTGTTCGCGGCGACGCCCCACGGCGTCTCGATGGAGCAAATCGACGAGTTCCAGGACGCCGCGGACACCATCGTCGACCTCTCGGCGGACTTCCGTCTGGACACCGAGGCACAGTACGACGAGTGGTACGACGGGCACATCCGCCCCGAACTGCTCGCCGACAGCGAGTACGCGCTGCCGGAACTGAACCGCGAGAACCTCGCGGGCGCGGACCTCATCGCCTCCGGTGGCTGTAACGCCACGGCGACCATTCTGGGACTGCTTCCGCTGTTCGAACACGGCGTGCTCTCGGGCGACGAGCAAATCGTCGTCGACGTGAAGGTCGGGTCCAGCGAGGGCGGCGCTGGCGGCGGCGAAGCCTCCAGCCACCCCGAGCGTTCGGGCGTCGTCCGCCCGTACGCCCCGACGGGGCACCGTCACGAGGCCGAGATTCAGCAGTTCCTCGGCGTCGACGTCTCCTTCACCGTCCACGCGGTGGACATGGTCCGGGGCGCGAGCGCGACCTGTCACGTCTTCCCGAACGGCCCCGTCTCCAAGGGTGACCTGTGGGGAGCGTACAGGGGCCAGTACGAGGACGAACCGTTCGTCGAACTCGTCGCGGGCGGCGGCGGCGTCTACCGCTACCCCGAACCGAAGGCCGTCGCGGGGACCAACAAGGCCGAAGTCGGCTTCGAACTCGACCCCGCGAACAAGCGTCTGGTCGTGTTTTCGGCCATCGACAACATGATGAAGGGGTCGGCGGGACAGGCGGTCCACGCCGCCAACGTCGCCCTCGGCATCGAAGAGACGGCGGGCCTGGAGTTCCAGGGACTCCACCCCGTCGGCGCACCGTAA
- a CDS encoding acetylglutamate/acetylaminoadipate kinase encodes MTVVIKVGGARAVDPAGALADVASLAEQGEQVVVVHGGSTKVDETLERLGVDPEYVETPSGVVGRFTDETTMEVFEMAFGHLNTQLVAGLQSEGVDAVGLNGVDGKLLYGPRKSAVRVVEDGKKKIRRGDHSGTIKQVNGDLLRSLLGDGYTPVAAPPMAGDDDGEIIPVNTDADRSAAAIAGELDATLVLLTDVEGVYADPDDPSTLIESVETSDDWAALEAAAEGFMGRKIMAAEEALAGGSPEVVVADANADEPILSALSGSGTHVQASAISEEDT; translated from the coding sequence ATGACAGTCGTTATCAAAGTCGGTGGCGCTCGTGCTGTTGACCCAGCGGGGGCGCTCGCGGATGTGGCATCACTCGCCGAACAGGGCGAACAGGTCGTCGTGGTTCACGGCGGCTCGACCAAAGTCGACGAGACGCTCGAACGACTCGGCGTCGACCCGGAGTACGTCGAGACGCCGAGCGGCGTCGTCGGCCGGTTCACCGACGAGACGACGATGGAAGTGTTCGAGATGGCGTTCGGTCACCTCAACACCCAACTCGTCGCGGGCCTCCAGAGCGAGGGCGTCGACGCCGTCGGCCTGAACGGCGTGGACGGCAAACTGCTGTACGGCCCCCGGAAATCCGCGGTCCGCGTCGTCGAGGACGGCAAGAAGAAGATTCGCCGCGGCGACCACTCGGGGACCATCAAGCAGGTCAACGGCGACCTGTTGCGGTCGCTGTTGGGTGACGGCTACACGCCAGTGGCGGCCCCGCCGATGGCCGGTGACGACGACGGCGAAATCATCCCCGTCAACACCGACGCCGACCGTTCGGCGGCGGCTATCGCGGGCGAACTCGACGCGACGCTCGTCCTGCTGACCGACGTGGAAGGCGTCTACGCGGACCCCGACGACCCGTCGACGCTCATCGAATCGGTCGAGACGAGCGACGACTGGGCGGCCCTCGAAGCGGCCGCCGAGGGCTTCATGGGCCGAAAGATTATGGCCGCCGAGGAGGCCCTAGCGGGCGGTTCGCCCGAAGTGGTCGTCGCGGACGCCAACGCCGACGAGCCGATTCTCTCGGCGCTGTCCGGGAGCGGCACACACGTACAAGCGAGCGCGATTTCGGAGGAAGATACATGA
- a CDS encoding aspartate aminotransferase family protein, translated as MSGFVFNEKPIQIERGDGAYLYGDDGTEYLDMGASYACVPLGHGHDAVQEAVTEQFEKLTYVQASYPNAERTALYELLADTAPDPIDKTWLCNSGTEANEAALKFARSATGDSKIVATMQGFHGRTMGSLATTWKSKYKKPYEPLIGDVEFVPYDDAEALDEAVDEDTAAFIVEPVQGEGGINPASAGYLEAAREITEDAGAALIFDEVQTGMGRTGALWNSQRATVTPDMITSAKGLGNGFPVGATLCRDWIAENYGSHASTFSGGPVISAAAGATVSTIVEESVPENAARMGDYLQTELDAAIGDEVRDIRGEGLMIGVEVGRGANTALKQLALNHGILALPAGRTVVRLLPPLTIDEDHADDVVDAMTEVVG; from the coding sequence ATGAGCGGATTCGTCTTCAACGAGAAACCCATCCAGATAGAACGCGGCGACGGCGCCTATCTGTACGGCGACGACGGCACAGAGTACTTGGACATGGGCGCGTCCTACGCCTGTGTCCCGCTCGGCCACGGCCACGACGCGGTGCAGGAGGCCGTCACCGAGCAGTTCGAGAAACTGACCTACGTGCAGGCGTCCTACCCCAACGCCGAGCGGACGGCGCTGTACGAACTGCTCGCCGACACCGCGCCGGACCCGATAGACAAGACGTGGCTGTGTAACTCCGGCACGGAGGCCAACGAGGCCGCGCTGAAGTTCGCCCGGTCGGCCACGGGCGACTCCAAAATCGTCGCCACCATGCAGGGGTTCCACGGCCGCACCATGGGGTCGCTCGCGACCACGTGGAAGTCGAAGTACAAGAAGCCCTACGAACCGCTCATCGGCGACGTGGAGTTCGTCCCCTACGACGACGCCGAGGCGCTGGACGAGGCCGTCGACGAGGACACCGCGGCGTTCATCGTCGAACCCGTCCAGGGCGAGGGCGGCATCAACCCCGCGTCGGCGGGCTACCTCGAAGCGGCCCGCGAGATAACCGAAGACGCTGGCGCGGCGCTCATCTTCGACGAGGTCCAGACCGGAATGGGGCGAACGGGCGCGCTGTGGAACTCCCAGCGCGCGACCGTCACGCCCGACATGATTACGTCGGCGAAGGGCCTCGGAAACGGCTTCCCCGTCGGCGCGACGCTGTGTCGCGACTGGATCGCCGAGAACTACGGGTCGCACGCCTCGACGTTCTCCGGCGGGCCGGTCATCTCCGCCGCCGCGGGTGCGACCGTCTCGACCATCGTCGAAGAGTCCGTGCCTGAGAACGCCGCGCGGATGGGCGACTACCTCCAGACCGAACTGGACGCGGCCATCGGCGACGAAGTGCGCGACATCCGCGGCGAGGGCCTGATGATAGGCGTCGAAGTCGGCCGCGGCGCGAACACGGCGCTGAAGCAACTCGCGCTGAACCACGGCATCCTCGCCCTGCCCGCTGGCCGGACCGTCGTCCGCCTGCTCCCGCCGCTGACCATCGACGAGGACCACGCCGACGACGTGGTCGACGCGATGACCGAGGTGGTGGGATGA
- a CDS encoding [LysW]-lysine hydrolase → MSEAVSEDADAEARQLLEDVVRIPSVTPNEREAADRLVEFFEAHDREVWIDEVGNVRAPADDGVLLTSHIDTVPGDIPVRVEETDEGDVLWGRGSVDAKGPLCSMAAAAARTGASFVGVVGEEVDSRGSRYLVEDREEAPDAVINGEPSGWEGITLGYRGLLAGTFVATSESGHSSRPENNAIQDAIDWWSSVEAEFDPDEWVPVFERVTCKPVDIDGGISEDGLSVEATMNVQLRVPPEYTTDEIREIADGYLTNGTVHWDDKVEPVMQSPRTSVARAFRAAIRQHGGDPTLLRKTGTSDMNVFAKAWDCPMATYGPGDSDLDHAPNEHIHLAEYDRAVGVLTDVTERLL, encoded by the coding sequence ATGAGCGAAGCGGTCAGCGAGGACGCGGACGCCGAGGCACGGCAACTGCTCGAAGACGTCGTCCGCATCCCCTCGGTCACCCCGAACGAACGCGAGGCCGCCGACCGCCTCGTCGAGTTCTTCGAGGCCCACGACCGCGAGGTGTGGATAGACGAGGTGGGCAACGTCCGCGCGCCCGCCGACGACGGCGTCCTCCTCACCTCGCACATCGACACCGTACCAGGCGACATCCCGGTCCGCGTCGAGGAAACCGACGAGGGCGACGTGCTGTGGGGACGGGGGAGCGTCGACGCGAAGGGGCCGCTGTGCTCGATGGCCGCCGCCGCCGCCCGCACCGGCGCGTCGTTCGTCGGCGTCGTCGGCGAGGAAGTCGACTCCCGCGGGTCGCGCTACCTCGTCGAGGACCGCGAAGAGGCCCCGGACGCCGTCATCAACGGCGAACCATCCGGGTGGGAGGGCATCACGCTCGGCTACCGCGGCCTGCTCGCCGGAACCTTCGTGGCCACCAGCGAGTCCGGCCACTCCTCGCGGCCCGAGAACAACGCGATTCAGGACGCCATCGACTGGTGGTCGTCGGTCGAAGCCGAGTTCGACCCCGACGAGTGGGTCCCCGTCTTCGAGCGCGTCACCTGCAAACCCGTCGACATCGACGGCGGCATCTCCGAAGACGGCCTCTCCGTGGAGGCGACGATGAACGTCCAGTTACGGGTACCGCCGGAGTACACCACCGACGAGATTCGCGAAATCGCCGACGGCTATCTGACCAACGGCACCGTCCACTGGGACGACAAAGTCGAACCCGTGATGCAGAGTCCCCGGACGAGCGTCGCCCGGGCGTTCCGGGCGGCTATCCGCCAACACGGCGGCGACCCCACGCTCCTTCGCAAGACGGGCACCAGCGACATGAACGTCTTCGCGAAGGCGTGGGACTGCCCGATGGCGACCTACGGCCCCGGCGACTCGGACCTGGACCACGCGCCCAACGAACACATCCACCTCGCGGAGTACGACCGCGCGGTCGGCGTCCTGACGGACGTCACCGAACGCCTGCTGTGA